The Cydia pomonella isolate Wapato2018A chromosome 17, ilCydPomo1, whole genome shotgun sequence genome includes a window with the following:
- the LOC133527166 gene encoding uncharacterized protein LOC133527166, translated as MSETELKDLLKKRSVIKGKVTVFKNKYVEFESKTDITSSQVNELALRLGRFEIVFNNFDDLREKIESITSDSEQLKENIQIENDFFDLINCAQEFIDMHKQRFTDADDGSVSSRNSNQQINIKLPQIKLPSFDGNYGKWLEFRDTFTSIVHNNSSLNEINKFYYLRTSLEGSAALVIKSLEISAANYAVAWSLLCDRYDNKRQLVHNHLQSLFRIEALTRESDKCLRNLIDNVTKNLRALESLGEKVDCWDTLIVFLCSSKLDPITLRKWEEKRNSLEDSPKLSEFTDFLRSRADILESLARSGSNFERPEKQPQKKLDKSQKTFVAAASHPTTTSSPQSSCLICKGHFLIGRALTSLPAPNLEEAKPSQLHRYARMEQVRQHFWARWSQEYVSLLQQRTKWRSRQPNLQPGQLVLVKQPHGPPLTWPLGRIEKLHKGSDGLCRVVDVRTRKGLVRRGISCICPLLTDGEDTDEQHC; from the exons ATGTCTGAAACAGAGTTAAAAGACTTATTAAAAAAGCGTAGTGTAATTAAGGGTAAAGTaactgtgtttaaaaataaatatgtggaATTTGAGAGCAAAACAGATATTACTTCCAGTCAAGTTAATGAGCTAGCATTGCGGTTGGGCAGATTTGAAATtgttttcaataattttgatgACTTGCGGGAAAAGATAGAATCGATAACCAGCGATAGTGAGCAGCTGAAAGAAAATATACAGATTGAAAACGATTTCTTCGACCTGATTAATTGCGCGCAGGAATTTATAGACATGCACAAACAAAGGTTTACTGATGCTGACGATGGGAGTGTTAGTAGCCGAAATTCAAACCagcaaattaatattaaactgcCCCAAATTAAGCTGCCGTCTTTCGATGGAAATTATGGCAAATGGCTTGAATTTCGAGATACTTTTACGTCTATTGTGCATAATAATAGTTctttgaatgaaataaataagttttactatCTGCGCACCTCCCTAGAGGGCAGCGCCGCGCTTGTAATTAAATCGTTAGAAATATCTGCCGCCAACTACGCCGTCGCTTGGAGTTTACTGTGTGATAGATACGACAACAAGCGTCAGCTGGTTCATAACCATTTGCAATCCTTATTCCGCATAGAGGCATTGACAAGAGAGTCAGATAAGTGTTTGCGTAACTTAATTGATaatgtaacaaaaaatttaCGAGCGCTCGAGAGCCTCGGCGAGAAGGTAGATTGCTGGGATACgcttattgtttttctttgctCCTCCAAGCTTGACCCGATCACATTAAGAAAATGGGAGGAAAAAAGAAACAGTTTAGAAGACTCGCCGAAGCTATCTGAGTTCACTGACTTTCTTCGTAGCAGGGCTGACATACTGGAATCATTGGCTAGAAGCGGCAGTAACTTTGAAAGGCCTGAAAAACAGCCTCAAAAGAAATTAGATAAAAGTCAAAAAACATTTGTCGCCGCCGCTTCGCACCCAACGACAACCAGCTCGCCTCAATCATCGTGCTTGATATGCAAAG GGCACTTCCTGATCGGACGAGCATTGACTTCGCTACCTGCACCGAACCTCGAGGAAGCCAAACCGAGCCAGTTGCACCGATACGCACGGATGGAGCAAGTGCGCCAACACTTTTGGGCCAGATGGAGCCAGGAGTATGTCAGTTTACTGCAGCAGCGTACCAAATGGCGCTCGCGACAGCCTAACCTCCAGCCGGGTCAGCTCGTCCTGGTGAAGCAACCCCACGGCCCGCCGTTGACGTGGCCGCTCGGCCGCATCGAAAAGCTACACAAAGGCTCTGATGGACTATGCCGCGTTGTAGACGTAAGAACACGAAAGGGCCTAGTTCGACGTGGCATTTCCTGCATATGCCCTTTGCTGACGGACGGAGAGGATACTGACGAACAACACTGTTGA